The Ochotona princeps isolate mOchPri1 chromosome 23, mOchPri1.hap1, whole genome shotgun sequence genome includes a window with the following:
- the LOC131483076 gene encoding solute carrier family 52, riboflavin transporter, member 3-like — MTVLTHLLVCIFGTGSWVAINGLWVELPLLVTELPEGWNLPSYLTVVIQLANIGPLLVSLLHCFRPGCLSEVPVIFTVLGVGTLACLLIAFLWNMTSWLQGGQHSVAFVVLTFFLALVDCTSSVTFLPFMSRLPSYYLTTFFMGEGLSGLLPALVALAQGSGLSASMSQTRWSLPRTAASHRYPAWPRATTHPLPSTSAECSVAGLGHKVT; from the coding sequence ATGACCGTGCtcacacacctgctggtttgcatctTCGGCACGGGCTCCTGGGTGGCCATCAATGGTCTGTGGGTGGAGCTGCCACTGCTGGTGACAGAGCTGCCTGAAGGCTGGAACCTGCCCTCCTACCTCACCGTGGTCATCCAGTTGGCCAACATCGGGCCCCTGCTGGTCAGCCTGCTGCATTGCTTCCGGCCTGGCTGCCTCTCAGAGGTTCCTGTGATCTTCACCGTGCTGGGGGTGGGCACCCTGGCCTGTCTGCTCATCGCCTTCCTCTGGAACATGACCTCCTGGCTGCAGGGCGGCCAGCACAGTGTCGCCTTCGTGGTCCTCACCTTCTTCCTGGCCCTGGTGGACTGCACCTCCTCTGTCACCTTTCTGCCCTTCATGAGCCGCCTGCCCTCCTACTATCTCACCACCTTCTTCATGGGCGAAGGGCTCAGCggcctcctgcctgccctggttgctctggcccagggctcagggctctcTGCGTCAATGTCACAGACACGCTGGTCACTGCCAAGGACAGCAGCATCACACAGGTACCCAGCATGGCCCAGAGCCACGACACATCCACTTCCCTCTACCTCTGCAGAGTGCTCTGTGGCTGGCCTAGGACACAAAGTGACCTAA